In the Leptolyngbya sp. FACHB-261 genome, one interval contains:
- a CDS encoding geranylgeranyl reductase family protein, producing MFDCIIVGAGPSGGSAAYHLSKRGRSVLLLEAESLPRYKPCGGGVSPAVAQWFDFDFSPAISLRVDKIRYTWKTEDPVVANLQDLEPVWMVRRDVFDHYLVQQAQKLGTELRDSTAVTSIEFKGGHWQVNTASGPVEAKYLIACDGAKGPMAKWLGFKDRKRRLAGALEAEAPADVQHQDTAHFEFGMVKNGYIWNFPKAEGYSIGIGTFIGGERQDVRDIVTEYAKSFGVDFKSIKQYGHPLCLWDGQQVLHTQNALLAGEAACVVDPFTAEGIRPALFTGMLAAEAIDKALTGDINALEGYSNRVNTEWGADMQWAQRISNVFYRVPGIGYRVGVKRPSATKIMGQILCGKIRYGDVAGRAIKRLGGGFLPGMG from the coding sequence ATGTTTGACTGCATCATCGTCGGTGCGGGTCCATCCGGCGGCTCAGCTGCCTATCACCTGAGCAAGCGAGGGCGCTCAGTGTTATTACTGGAGGCCGAATCTTTACCTCGCTACAAGCCTTGCGGTGGTGGAGTGTCTCCGGCAGTCGCGCAATGGTTTGACTTTGATTTTTCGCCTGCTATTTCCCTGCGGGTCGACAAGATCCGCTACACCTGGAAGACTGAGGATCCGGTTGTCGCCAATTTGCAAGACCTAGAACCAGTCTGGATGGTGCGCCGGGATGTGTTCGACCACTATCTAGTTCAGCAAGCCCAGAAATTGGGGACCGAGCTACGCGACAGTACCGCTGTCACGAGCATTGAGTTCAAGGGCGGCCACTGGCAGGTGAACACCGCCAGTGGTCCAGTTGAAGCTAAGTATCTGATCGCGTGCGATGGCGCGAAAGGGCCAATGGCAAAGTGGCTAGGCTTCAAAGATCGCAAACGGCGTTTGGCAGGAGCGCTAGAGGCAGAAGCGCCTGCGGATGTTCAGCACCAGGACACAGCCCATTTCGAGTTCGGCATGGTCAAGAATGGCTACATCTGGAACTTTCCCAAAGCTGAAGGGTATTCCATTGGGATTGGTACCTTCATCGGTGGCGAGCGCCAAGATGTGCGCGATATTGTGACCGAGTACGCCAAATCCTTCGGCGTCGATTTCAAGAGCATCAAGCAGTACGGGCACCCCTTGTGTTTGTGGGACGGTCAGCAAGTGCTGCACACCCAGAATGCTCTGCTGGCTGGAGAGGCAGCCTGTGTGGTCGACCCCTTTACCGCTGAGGGCATTCGTCCAGCTCTATTCACCGGTATGTTGGCGGCTGAAGCCATCGACAAAGCCTTGACAGGTGATATCAATGCCTTAGAAGGCTACAGCAATCGGGTCAATACCGAGTGGGGAGCTGATATGCAGTGGGCACAGCGTATCTCCAACGTGTTCTACCGAGTACCAGGCATTGGCTATCGAGTGGGAGTCAAACGCCCCTCAGCCACCAAGATTATGGGCCAAATTCTCTGCGGTAAGATTCGCTACGGTGATGTTGCAGGCAGAGCTATCAAACGCCTTGGTGGCGGTTTTCTGCCCGGAATGGGTTGA
- a CDS encoding family 2 glycosyl transferase — translation MAWQLCIRYPSGQNRVLRLFRDREAALRCVDTIYARLGYPVHVSYVVEPFKA, via the coding sequence ATGGCTTGGCAACTGTGTATTCGCTACCCGAGTGGCCAAAATCGAGTGTTGCGTTTGTTCCGCGACCGAGAAGCCGCCTTGCGCTGCGTGGACACGATCTATGCCCGGCTCGGTTACCCGGTCCACGTCTCCTACGTAGTGGAGCCCTTCAAGGCGTAG
- a CDS encoding ABC transporter permease gives MNWWQRLKRNPLARFGLWVLVVLYLLAILAGFAAPYGPNDAQRNGALLPPTQIFWRNQNTGEFLGPHVYPTTQGPVDFETGERKLVVDRSQPSRIVPFAKGTAYKLLGLIPMDRHLFGTQGEGRFNLLGTDEQGRDELSRLLYGSQVSLFIGIVGIAITFPLGMLLGGISGYWGGLADTLIMRLTEVLMSIPTIYLLVALAAVLENNPLTGVPFTNAERFFVITIIISFVSWSGLTRVVRGQVLAIKSEEYVEAAQAMGAGPLYIILRHILPQTATYIIISATLSIPGFILAESVLSLIGLGIQQPDASWGNMLSLATNASIIVLQPWLIWPPAILIILTVLAFNLLGDGLRDALDPRNLQQ, from the coding sequence ATGAACTGGTGGCAGCGTCTGAAGAGAAATCCATTGGCGCGCTTCGGTCTGTGGGTACTGGTCGTCCTATATTTGCTTGCAATATTGGCAGGATTTGCGGCACCTTACGGCCCAAATGATGCTCAACGCAATGGCGCACTGCTACCTCCTACCCAGATTTTTTGGCGCAACCAGAATACAGGGGAGTTCTTGGGGCCTCATGTCTACCCAACCACTCAAGGACCTGTCGACTTCGAAACGGGTGAACGAAAGTTGGTCGTTGACCGCAGCCAGCCTAGCCGGATTGTGCCGTTTGCCAAAGGCACTGCCTACAAGCTTCTGGGGCTAATTCCGATGGATCGGCACCTGTTCGGCACCCAGGGTGAAGGACGCTTCAATCTGTTGGGTACAGACGAGCAGGGACGGGATGAGTTGAGCCGCTTACTCTACGGCTCCCAGGTCAGTCTCTTTATTGGGATTGTTGGTATTGCTATCACTTTCCCTCTAGGAATGCTACTTGGGGGCATCTCGGGCTATTGGGGTGGTTTAGCAGACACCCTGATTATGCGTTTGACTGAGGTGTTGATGTCTATACCCACAATCTACCTGCTAGTTGCTCTGGCTGCGGTGTTAGAAAATAACCCTTTGACTGGCGTTCCTTTCACCAACGCAGAACGCTTCTTTGTAATTACTATTATCATTTCGTTTGTGAGTTGGTCAGGTCTCACCAGAGTGGTACGAGGACAGGTCTTAGCAATTAAGTCCGAAGAGTACGTTGAGGCGGCACAGGCAATGGGAGCAGGGCCTTTATACATTATCCTGCGTCACATTCTGCCCCAGACCGCGACCTACATCATTATCTCAGCAACCCTCTCTATTCCTGGCTTCATCTTGGCCGAGTCTGTACTCAGTCTCATTGGCTTAGGCATTCAGCAGCCTGACGCCTCCTGGGGAAATATGCTTAGTCTCGCAACTAATGCCTCGATCATTGTGTTGCAACCCTGGTTAATTTGGCCACCAGCAATCTTGATCATTCTGACGGTTTTGGCTTTCAATTTGTTGGGGGATGGTTTGCGCGATGCACTTGATCCACGCAATTTGCAACAGTGA
- a CDS encoding site-2 protease family protein — MINGLTLLCLLLMTGGLTYIIVQRHVAHLTRTPWWWLWLVLMTPPLSAGGWVIVSGQDPPLTFMVLLVLISFSLYYTLLQAGRIPPPSPSETKAAEASEQPTVESTVATPVEPVRAKAPPRPLDRDEEARLQQCFPWSIYYLQNLEYRPQAVICRGQLRAEPETAYTTIRTNIEAQFGERFLVMFQDGQAGKPFFALVPNPYLSASSLGTKTSRPTPRSNAPEASRPGLALVLLATTLLTTVLAGVELSGANANGSAGSVAFEQALFSAGIPYGLAILAILGLRELGRYLSAQRYQLRASLPYFIPLPPLPSLPGPGTLGAFAQIRSAIPNRKALFDLGFSGAIGGFLPALPLLFWGFVHSTPVVLATVANPTNPGAVSIEAFDPRLSIVTAVVSKLALGSAFSGDMVLRLHPVAVAALLGLVVTALNLVPVGQLDGGHIVHAMFGQRMGTNIGRVSRLLVLGLAMLGVQPWLLFWGLLLLFMPSADQPALNNVTELDGTRDLLGLLALSLLLLLILPMPKFLGSVIGL, encoded by the coding sequence ATGATCAACGGGTTGACCTTACTGTGCCTGCTTCTGATGACGGGTGGACTAACCTACATCATTGTGCAGCGCCATGTTGCTCATCTGACGCGTACCCCTTGGTGGTGGCTATGGCTAGTCCTGATGACTCCTCCTCTCAGCGCTGGCGGTTGGGTGATTGTCAGCGGCCAGGATCCACCTCTGACTTTCATGGTGCTTCTGGTTCTGATCTCTTTTTCCTTGTATTACACTTTGCTTCAGGCAGGACGCATACCCCCGCCTTCTCCCTCTGAAACTAAGGCAGCGGAGGCGAGTGAACAACCAACCGTTGAGAGTACGGTGGCAACTCCTGTAGAGCCTGTACGGGCTAAAGCACCGCCTCGACCCCTAGATCGCGACGAGGAAGCTCGTCTGCAACAGTGCTTTCCCTGGTCCATTTACTACCTTCAGAACTTAGAATATCGACCTCAAGCAGTGATCTGTCGCGGCCAGCTGCGGGCAGAGCCGGAGACAGCCTACACCACCATTCGCACTAATATCGAGGCGCAGTTTGGCGAGCGTTTTCTGGTGATGTTCCAGGATGGGCAGGCCGGTAAACCTTTCTTTGCCCTCGTCCCTAACCCCTATCTGAGCGCTAGCAGCCTTGGGACTAAAACGTCGCGCCCAACCCCACGATCAAATGCTCCTGAAGCGAGTCGTCCAGGCTTGGCCTTGGTTTTACTCGCAACGACCCTGCTCACCACCGTGCTGGCAGGCGTGGAGCTGAGTGGAGCCAACGCTAATGGCAGTGCGGGTAGCGTAGCCTTCGAGCAGGCTCTATTCAGCGCGGGTATCCCTTATGGATTGGCGATCCTAGCGATTCTAGGCCTGAGGGAGCTGGGCCGCTATCTCAGTGCTCAGCGCTATCAACTACGAGCAAGCCTGCCTTACTTTATTCCTCTGCCTCCTCTCCCTTCACTACCAGGTCCAGGCACGCTGGGAGCTTTTGCTCAGATTCGTTCAGCCATTCCTAATCGTAAAGCGCTGTTTGATCTGGGATTTTCTGGGGCTATTGGCGGTTTCCTACCAGCTCTACCACTGCTTTTTTGGGGCTTTGTTCATTCAACTCCTGTTGTCCTAGCCACGGTAGCCAATCCGACCAATCCAGGAGCAGTCAGCATCGAAGCTTTTGACCCACGCCTGTCGATTGTGACTGCAGTGGTCAGTAAATTGGCTCTGGGTAGTGCCTTCAGTGGGGATATGGTTTTGCGACTCCACCCGGTCGCGGTCGCAGCGCTGCTGGGGCTTGTGGTTACTGCGTTGAATCTAGTGCCAGTCGGGCAATTAGATGGTGGGCATATTGTGCATGCCATGTTTGGACAACGCATGGGTACCAATATCGGGCGAGTTTCGCGTCTACTGGTACTAGGGCTTGCGATGCTAGGTGTTCAGCCCTGGCTGCTATTTTGGGGGCTGCTGTTGCTCTTTATGCCTAGTGCTGATCAACCAGCGCTAAACAATGTGACAGAGCTAGACGGAACTCGGGACTTGCTGGGTTTACTAGCTCTTTCCCTATTGCTGCTACTGATTCTGCCGATGCCTAAGTTTTTAGGTTCCGTTATTGGACTCTAA
- a CDS encoding MBL fold metallo-hydrolase has protein sequence MTAPSDLISNDPFQSNLPSNLPLNTPTGVARPVLPGVWAFAPNRATLGGTAYFIVENTQRVLVDCPAALPPQLDFLRAQGGVDTLVISHRGGIGEAKKLQAEFSCQILVQEQEAYQLSGMQCTTFQAAFQLSEGLRMIWTPGHSPGASCLYWSAQGGILFTGRHLLPDSQGRPVPLKTSKTFHWPRQLNSVRHLLQEFSPATLRYICPGANTGLLRGKRVIEEAYAQLAALNLDQQI, from the coding sequence GTGACTGCTCCATCCGATCTCATTTCCAATGACCCATTCCAGTCAAATTTACCTTCGAATTTGCCATTGAACACACCGACCGGCGTAGCCCGACCGGTTCTACCAGGAGTTTGGGCGTTTGCACCTAACCGAGCCACTCTTGGTGGCACTGCTTATTTCATTGTAGAAAACACGCAGCGGGTCCTGGTCGATTGTCCAGCAGCCTTGCCACCTCAATTGGATTTTTTACGCGCTCAAGGTGGTGTTGATACCTTAGTCATCAGTCATCGTGGCGGGATTGGTGAAGCTAAAAAGTTACAGGCTGAGTTTAGCTGTCAGATTTTGGTACAAGAACAGGAAGCATACCAGCTCTCTGGTATGCAGTGCACGACATTCCAGGCAGCATTCCAATTAAGCGAGGGCCTGCGCATGATTTGGACACCTGGGCATAGCCCCGGCGCCAGCTGCCTCTACTGGTCAGCTCAAGGTGGCATTCTATTTACCGGTCGCCATCTCCTGCCAGACTCACAGGGGCGTCCCGTTCCTTTGAAGACCTCAAAAACTTTTCACTGGCCTCGCCAGCTCAACAGCGTTCGCCATCTTCTACAGGAGTTTAGTCCTGCTACCCTTCGCTATATTTGCCCTGGAGCAAACACAGGGCTGCTCCGGGGTAAACGGGTCATTGAAGAGGCGTATGCTCAGCTTGCAGCTCTCAATCTAGACCAGCAAATTTAA
- the der gene encoding ribosome biogenesis GTPase Der — protein MALPIVAVIGRPNVGKSTLVNRLSGVHDAIVFDQPGVTRDRTYRPAFWGDREFQIVDTGGLIFDDETEFLPLIRQQVVTALTEATAAILVVDGQVGPTDADREIAHWLRQQTVPCLVAVNKCESPDLGLSQAAEFWELGLGEPFPLSSIHGNGTGELLDQLITYLPPATELSEDPEETRVAIIGRPNVGKSSLLNAFLGEERSIVSPISGTTRDTIDTLFSHGDKHYRLVDTAGIRKKKNVEYGPEFFGINRAFKAIRRCDVALLVIDALDGVTDQDQKLAGRIAEEGRACVIVVNKWDAVEKDAYTIYDYEKQLLERLMFLDWAPRIFVSAKTGQRVTKILELVDTAAEQHNRRISTSVLNEVLEEATTWHGPGATRGGRQGRLYYGTQVASQPPSFVMFVNDPKLLNDNYRRYIEGQLRKGLGFTGTPIRLMWRGKKAREVERGGPNRAVRIKT, from the coding sequence ATGGCTTTGCCCATTGTTGCCGTGATTGGCCGCCCCAACGTGGGTAAATCGACGCTCGTGAACCGTCTGTCTGGAGTTCACGATGCGATTGTCTTTGACCAACCTGGCGTTACCCGTGATCGAACCTACCGACCTGCTTTTTGGGGCGACCGCGAGTTTCAGATCGTAGATACGGGGGGTCTAATCTTTGATGATGAGACGGAGTTTCTGCCCCTGATCCGCCAGCAGGTAGTAACTGCGCTAACAGAAGCAACGGCTGCCATTCTTGTGGTCGATGGCCAGGTAGGGCCAACGGATGCTGATCGTGAGATTGCTCACTGGCTGCGACAGCAGACTGTTCCCTGCTTGGTTGCTGTAAATAAGTGTGAGTCCCCAGATCTGGGATTATCGCAAGCAGCTGAATTTTGGGAATTAGGTTTAGGCGAGCCCTTTCCCCTGTCGAGTATCCACGGCAACGGCACTGGGGAGCTACTCGATCAGCTCATTACCTACCTGCCGCCAGCTACGGAGCTGAGTGAAGATCCTGAGGAAACCCGAGTTGCGATTATCGGTCGCCCCAACGTTGGCAAGTCTAGTTTGCTGAATGCCTTCCTGGGTGAGGAACGCTCCATTGTGAGCCCAATCTCAGGCACAACCCGCGACACCATCGACACGCTGTTTAGCCACGGTGACAAACACTATCGTTTGGTCGATACAGCGGGGATTCGTAAAAAGAAAAACGTTGAGTATGGCCCAGAGTTTTTTGGCATCAACCGCGCCTTTAAGGCGATCCGCCGTTGCGATGTAGCCCTGCTCGTGATCGATGCGCTCGATGGTGTGACCGACCAAGATCAGAAATTAGCGGGTCGCATCGCTGAGGAGGGACGTGCCTGTGTAATCGTCGTCAACAAGTGGGATGCCGTTGAGAAAGACGCCTACACCATTTATGACTACGAGAAGCAGCTCTTAGAACGACTAATGTTCTTAGATTGGGCGCCAAGAATCTTTGTCAGTGCGAAAACGGGTCAACGGGTGACCAAGATTCTGGAGCTTGTAGATACAGCCGCCGAGCAGCACAATCGCCGCATCTCTACCTCAGTCCTCAACGAAGTTTTGGAAGAAGCAACCACTTGGCATGGCCCCGGCGCCACCCGTGGAGGACGGCAGGGCCGGCTCTACTATGGCACTCAGGTCGCCAGCCAACCGCCCAGTTTTGTGATGTTTGTCAACGACCCCAAGCTGCTTAACGACAACTACCGCCGATACATTGAGGGGCAGTTGCGCAAGGGTCTCGGTTTCACTGGCACACCGATCCGATTGATGTGGCGGGGCAAAAAGGCACGTGAAGTTGAACGTGGGGGTCCCAATCGGGCCGTGCGTATCAAAACTTAG
- a CDS encoding AAA family ATPase, with translation MGNNLSDYFKGIEQLIDLARQLEEKARDSDPDNPESDQIKVDVQFRSRPPGGNIPRTGNIPPRRGPATGGTSSDDVGSEEPVVRNRETTKPESNSSPDEGEAAEPKPLSLTEVGGLQDVLAQLREMVEIPLKRPDILDRLGLEPPRGVLMVGPPGTGKTLTARALAEALGVNYIAIVGPEIIGKYYGEAEGRLRQVFQKATKSAPCLIFIDEIDALVPNRSQVEGEVEKRLVAQMLGLMDGFAASKGVIVLAATNRAEAIDPALRRPGRFDREVYFKVPSRDGRREILGIHTRGMPLAEDVNLDNLADLSVGYVGADIKGLCQAAAFAALRRQVPNLASIPQDLKIAQADFETGLKQIQPSVLRSVQIESPDVSWEQIGGLEEAKQTLREAVEGTLTSPELYAKTRARAPHGIILSGPPGTGKTLLAKAVASQAQANFIALSGPELMTKWVGASEQAIRELFARARQAAPCVIFIDELDTLAPARGRNTGDSGVSDRVIGQLLTELDGVRPSQGVLLVAATNRKDSIDAALLRAGRLELHVSVDLPSQSSRRDILSVHNQERPLAADVDLDHWAELTEGWNGADLALLSNQAAISAIRLHRAAARENQELTADSICITQTDFQRAYEELMRQRT, from the coding sequence ATGGGTAACAATCTCAGCGACTACTTCAAGGGCATTGAGCAGCTCATTGATCTAGCAAGACAGCTGGAAGAGAAGGCGCGAGACTCAGATCCCGATAACCCTGAATCTGATCAGATTAAGGTAGACGTGCAGTTTCGCTCTCGACCACCTGGCGGCAACATCCCGCGCACTGGCAATATCCCACCCCGGCGAGGTCCTGCTACTGGGGGGACCAGCAGTGATGATGTTGGTAGTGAGGAGCCGGTCGTCCGCAATCGCGAAACTACCAAGCCTGAGTCCAATTCCTCGCCTGATGAGGGAGAGGCTGCTGAACCCAAGCCTCTTAGTCTCACCGAAGTGGGTGGCTTGCAAGATGTGCTGGCGCAGTTGCGCGAGATGGTAGAAATCCCACTCAAGCGCCCAGATATTCTAGACCGCCTAGGGCTAGAACCACCCAGAGGCGTGCTGATGGTAGGGCCTCCTGGCACTGGTAAGACGTTGACTGCGCGCGCGCTTGCAGAAGCCTTAGGTGTCAACTACATCGCTATTGTTGGCCCTGAAATTATTGGCAAATACTATGGCGAAGCCGAAGGACGTCTGCGCCAAGTCTTTCAAAAGGCAACCAAGTCCGCACCCTGTTTAATTTTCATTGATGAGATTGATGCCCTCGTCCCTAATCGCTCCCAAGTAGAGGGCGAGGTCGAGAAGCGTTTAGTGGCTCAAATGCTCGGCCTGATGGATGGCTTTGCTGCTAGCAAAGGGGTTATCGTTCTGGCGGCAACCAACCGAGCCGAGGCGATTGATCCGGCTCTCCGACGGCCAGGGCGTTTCGATCGGGAGGTGTACTTCAAGGTGCCGAGCCGAGATGGTCGACGCGAAATTCTAGGGATCCACACTCGTGGCATGCCCCTAGCCGAGGATGTCAATTTGGACAACCTTGCCGATCTCTCAGTAGGCTACGTGGGTGCCGATATTAAGGGACTGTGTCAGGCCGCTGCCTTTGCAGCTCTACGCCGCCAAGTTCCCAACCTCGCTAGCATTCCTCAAGATTTGAAGATCGCCCAAGCTGATTTCGAAACTGGTCTTAAGCAAATTCAGCCATCGGTCCTGCGCTCGGTGCAGATCGAGTCTCCAGATGTGAGTTGGGAGCAAATTGGCGGTCTAGAGGAAGCGAAGCAAACTCTGCGCGAGGCAGTCGAGGGCACACTCACCAGCCCGGAACTCTATGCGAAAACGCGGGCGCGGGCACCCCACGGCATCATCCTCTCCGGTCCCCCCGGGACTGGCAAAACCCTGCTCGCCAAAGCCGTTGCCTCCCAAGCTCAAGCCAATTTCATCGCTCTATCTGGCCCAGAGTTGATGACCAAGTGGGTTGGAGCATCTGAGCAAGCGATCCGGGAGCTGTTCGCACGAGCGCGGCAGGCTGCCCCCTGTGTAATCTTTATCGATGAGCTTGACACCCTGGCTCCCGCCCGGGGTCGCAACACGGGGGATAGCGGCGTTAGTGACCGGGTTATTGGTCAACTCCTCACGGAACTAGATGGGGTGCGGCCCTCACAGGGCGTTCTGTTAGTCGCTGCAACCAATCGTAAAGACAGCATTGATGCAGCACTGCTACGAGCAGGACGATTGGAATTGCATGTCTCGGTTGATCTGCCATCCCAATCCTCTCGTCGCGACATCCTAAGCGTCCACAATCAGGAGCGACCTCTCGCAGCCGACGTGGACCTTGACCATTGGGCCGAGCTCACTGAAGGCTGGAACGGCGCCGATCTAGCCCTGTTGAGTAACCAAGCAGCCATCTCAGCAATTCGCCTTCACCGTGCAGCAGCTCGTGAAAACCAGGAATTGACCGCCGATAGCATCTGCATTACTCAGACTGACTTCCAACGTGCTTACGAAGAATTGATGCGCCAGCGAACCTAA
- the aroB gene encoding 3-dehydroquinate synthase — protein MSSTVVSVELPRNPYSVVIEPGGLGNLAQHLQTCGQKAGSRVLLVSNPAIFKRYGQQVVEGLAQAGYDTATCLLPPGERYKTLASVQKIYDAALSHHLERSSLIVALGGGVIGDMAGFAAATWLRGIAVVQVPTSLLAMVDASIGGKTGVNHPQGKNLIGAFHQPRLVLIDPDVLSTLPPREFRAGMAEVIKYGIIWDIDLFAQLEASPRLDSVRALTPELLYTILEHSARAKAEVVAKDEKESNLRAILNYGHTVGHAIESLTHYRHYNHGEAVGLGMMAAGSIAAHLGLWDRSDADRQNALIARSGLPTTLLDSVEAQAVLSSLQSDKKVQDGRVRFVLPRTIGTVIVTDQVPGQSVLEAVQQLQA, from the coding sequence ATGTCCTCTACTGTTGTCTCTGTCGAGTTACCCCGTAACCCGTACTCAGTCGTTATTGAGCCTGGGGGACTAGGCAACTTAGCGCAGCATTTGCAAACATGCGGGCAGAAGGCAGGCAGTCGCGTGCTTCTAGTTTCCAATCCTGCTATTTTTAAGCGCTACGGCCAGCAGGTTGTGGAGGGACTGGCACAGGCGGGGTATGACACCGCAACTTGCCTGCTGCCACCGGGAGAGCGCTACAAAACTCTGGCTTCTGTGCAGAAGATCTACGATGCAGCTCTGTCTCACCACCTTGAGCGCTCTTCTTTGATCGTGGCACTGGGAGGGGGCGTAATTGGGGATATGGCTGGCTTCGCTGCCGCAACCTGGCTGCGTGGCATTGCTGTAGTGCAGGTGCCAACATCCCTGCTGGCCATGGTGGATGCCTCGATTGGTGGCAAGACTGGTGTTAATCATCCGCAAGGCAAAAACTTAATCGGCGCCTTTCATCAGCCGCGACTGGTCTTGATCGATCCCGATGTTCTCTCGACTTTGCCGCCCCGCGAGTTTCGGGCTGGTATGGCTGAGGTGATTAAGTACGGCATCATTTGGGATATCGATCTCTTTGCGCAACTTGAAGCATCCCCTCGGCTCGATAGCGTGCGAGCTTTAACGCCCGAGTTGCTGTACACAATTCTGGAGCACTCAGCTCGGGCCAAGGCCGAAGTGGTTGCTAAGGACGAGAAAGAATCTAATTTGCGTGCCATTCTCAACTACGGTCATACGGTCGGTCATGCGATTGAAAGCCTGACCCACTACCGCCACTACAACCATGGTGAGGCGGTTGGTTTAGGCATGATGGCAGCCGGTTCAATTGCCGCTCATTTGGGATTGTGGGACCGCTCGGATGCAGACCGCCAAAATGCTTTGATTGCTCGCTCCGGACTACCAACCACGCTCCTTGATAGCGTTGAGGCACAGGCAGTGCTCAGCAGTCTTCAGAGCGACAAAAAGGTCCAAGACGGACGGGTCCGCTTTGTTTTGCCTCGAACCATCGGTACGGTTATTGTCACCGATCAGGTGCCTGGGCAATCTGTGCTGGAAGCGGTTCAACAACTTCAAGCTTAA
- the dapB gene encoding 4-hydroxy-tetrahydrodipicolinate reductase, which translates to MPADSAERSSGQPIPVVINGATGKMGREVVKAVSQAPDLNLLGVVGRTHIGEDVGEVVGIGPIEVPVTDDLQSLLLMTAQERQLGVMVDFTHPSLVYENIRAAIAYGVRPVVGTTGLSEAQILDLANFADKASMGCLIIPNFAIGMVLLQQAAIQASHYFDHVEIIELHHNQKADAPSGTAIATAALLSNLGKDYNPAAVSEHENIAGVRGGVVGDNIRIHSLRLPGLIAHQEVIFGAPGQVYTLRHDTTDRACYMPGVLLAIRKVLKLKSLVYGLEKIL; encoded by the coding sequence ATGCCTGCTGACTCTGCTGAGCGTAGCTCGGGACAGCCTATTCCTGTAGTCATCAACGGTGCAACGGGCAAAATGGGCCGTGAGGTTGTTAAAGCCGTCAGTCAGGCTCCAGACCTCAACCTACTCGGTGTCGTTGGCCGAACCCACATTGGTGAAGATGTAGGCGAAGTCGTTGGGATCGGCCCGATCGAAGTTCCAGTCACCGATGATTTACAATCGCTGCTCCTGATGACAGCGCAGGAAAGACAACTGGGGGTCATGGTGGATTTCACCCACCCCAGTCTGGTCTATGAAAACATTCGTGCTGCTATTGCCTATGGGGTTCGTCCAGTGGTGGGCACAACTGGCTTAAGTGAGGCCCAAATCTTAGACTTAGCCAATTTTGCTGACAAAGCCAGTATGGGTTGCTTGATTATTCCCAACTTCGCGATTGGCATGGTGCTGCTCCAACAGGCCGCCATCCAGGCATCCCATTACTTTGACCACGTTGAAATCATCGAGCTACACCACAACCAGAAAGCCGACGCTCCCAGTGGGACTGCCATCGCTACTGCCGCTCTGCTCTCTAATCTGGGAAAAGACTACAACCCAGCAGCAGTTAGTGAACACGAGAACATTGCTGGCGTGCGAGGTGGTGTAGTTGGCGATAATATCCGCATTCATAGTTTGCGCTTACCCGGTTTAATTGCGCACCAGGAAGTTATTTTCGGAGCACCTGGTCAGGTTTATACCTTGCGTCACGACACTACGGATCGAGCTTGCTATATGCCGGGTGTTCTCCTAGCGATTCGCAAGGTTCTTAAGCTCAAGAGTTTGGTCTATGGGCTAGAGAAGATTTTGTAG